The bacterium genomic sequence CTCCTTCTCGGCGATCGCCGCGACGTCGGTCAGAGCCGCGACCGTCAGGGAGCGGGTGGTCCCGACCTGACACTAACCCGCGTCGAATCCACCGGCGCCGAGCGCGCGGAATTCCTCCTCGCCGCCAATCCCGGCGAACCCGCGCGCCCGCTCGCTCGCGTCGCCTCCGGCGGCGAACTCTCGCGCGTCATGCTCGCGATCAAGAACTCGCTTGCCCGGGCCTTCCACGTGCCGACGCTGATCTTCGACGAGGTCGATCAGGGCCTTGGCGGCGCTCAGGCCGAAGTGGTCGGACGCAAGCTCGCGTCCGTCGCGCAAAACCACCAGGTCCTCTGCATCACGCACCTGCCGCGCATCGCGGGCCTGGCCGACCGCCACCTCGTCGTCGCCAAAGAGCAGGCCGGCGGACGCACCGTCACGCGCGTGCGCGAGGTCGCGAAAGCCGAGCGCGAGGACGAACTCGCCCGCATGGTCGGCGGCGTCACGATCACAAATGCCGACCGCGCCGCCGCGCGCGAAATGCTCGCCCCGTCGCAATCGCGCGTGTCCGCGCCGGAAAAAAAACGCGCGCCGCGGCAAGCAAAGGGCGGTTAGGTTATCCGCGGACAAACAAAAAAGGGCCGCCCCGAAAGACCGCCCTCAACGTGTCCAAAATCGCCCGCCCCTCCGAACGGTCCCTTGCGATTCCCTATTTTCTATTTCCTGTTTCCTACTTTCTCGTCTTCGGATCCCTCGGATCCCGCACGTCCTCCGGGTTCCCGATCCAGTGCCGCATCTCGGCGCAGAAGAACCGGAAGTTGCGAAAAACCGGGTGTTCGAGCGCGGGCGGCGCCGGTTCGGCGGTCGGCTCGTCGGCCGCGGCCATCGCCTCGGCAAGCCTTGATTTGTCCTCCGGCGCGGGCACGATGTGGCTCGTCTTCAGGCCGATCGCGAACTGGCCCTCGCCGCAGGTGATCGCCTCGGACTGCGTGCCCTCGCCGTAAATATTCGCGCTTGCGTTCGTCTCGACCGGCCAATATCGCCGGCAGATCGCGCGGATGCCCGTCACGTTCTGGCGATCCTCGGTGTACGCCTCCGCGCCCGCGAGGAAAAAGCCCGTGTCGCACGAATCGACGTACGTGCGGCCCGTCTCGCTCGTGACGTTCATCCCCACGCGCTCGTTCGAGTAGATCTCATTCGGATCGCGGCACGCGAGCCCAAGGCCCATCAGCGCGGTCTTGCCGTCTTGCGTGTCCACATGCGCGATCAGGCTGTTGGCCACCTGCCCGTCGGGGCAAAGATGATTGCGGTCGCAGAACTCCTCGACGCCGTCGCCCTCCTTGCCCGGCAGGCACGGCGCGCCCGCGCGATAGGAGAGGGTGGCCTGCTTGGTCACGAGATAAAGCTGCCCGCGCATCGACTCGGCAAAGGCCACCGCCGCGAGCGCGACAAACAACCCGCCGATCGCAAGCGCGATCCACACGCGGCGCCCCGCATGCGCATCTCGCGTTCCCGGAGACGAACCGCGAGAGCTTGTCCTGAGCGTAGCCGAAGGATCAGGGAGCGGGCCTCGCGCGGCGCGCGGCAAGAAAAATTCACGATTTCGCGTCATGGAAAAAGACTCCGTGGAACGGCGCCGTCGAAAGATCGCCGCAAAGCTCGCCAAAGCCCGCCTACATAAACAGCCGCGCCAAATCGCGTCAAGCCGCGTTTCACCCTGGGAACGCCGAACCCCAGTTCGGCCCAAAAGTCCGCCGAGTGTGAGCCCGGCCCTGGGAACGCCGAACCCCTTCTGAGCGCAGGCGAAGGATCGGCAATCCCGGGACCGCGGGCTGCTCGCCCGCTTGGAGACACGCCCCCGCCGCCTCGGTTCAACCATCCTCGTCTCCCCGACGCACTTTCAAATACCACGCCCGCGTCTCGCCGAACCGGCCGCTTCCTGGGACCGCAGGTGTCCTCACCTGCTTCGAATGCGATTTGCCGGCTCGAACGCGACCGCGCACTCCGCGGCGCTCCGTTTGCGGCACTGACATCGCAACGACCGCGCCATTTCGCGCCACCGCGCGCCATCTTCCCCCTTGCGTCACGGCAAGCCGCTCTTTGACCCCCCACGCACCCGGTCAGTTCGCGATGGGTAGCGGGGCGCATTCCGCGCCCGCGAGCTAGGCGTCGGAACATGGCAAAACGCGGATGCGGCGCCGGCCGCCACGATTTCCACGCGGGATTTCATCGACGCACGTGCGTCAAATGCGGATACGCCGAGCGCGTTCGCTGCGGCGACGGCCTGTGGGTCGTCGAGCCGGCGGGCGCGCGAAACATCGTCTGCGGCTTTTTCGAGCCCCTTCCACACGCGACCCTGACCGCCCTTTGGAATCAGTACCGCCTGGATGCCGGCTATTGCGCGCGCGACCCGATCATCCTCGCCGAGCGCCACCCGCCGCGCTGGTTCGCACGCCTTGTCGTCGGAGTCCGCCGTGATTGAAAAATCCTATCTCGCCATCTGGGAGCGCGTCCGAAACCGCATCGAGACGATGCCGATCGAGGACGGCAAGCGCGAGGACCTCGAGCTCATCACGCGCCTGCTCGAACGCGCCCAGAAAGGCGAAACCGCCCTCGCCGAATCCGGCGAGGACCAGGTCGTCGTCGTCAACATTGCCATCCCCGGAATCGGCTGACCCCAAATTTCTCCGTGCTCTCCGTGTACCGCATAATCAAAGCGTCCAACACACGATGATCAATCTCTTCGCCAACTACCGCCCGCATGCCGGGCAGCGCGAGCTTCACGCCGCCGGCACGCGTTTTGTCGCGGTTTGCGCGGGCGTGCGTTCGGGCAAGACCTACGGCGCCGCGCGCGAGTTTCTGCGCCGCGTGTTCGCCGACCGATTCTGGAAACGCGGGCCGCTGCACTACTGGGCCGTCGCCCCGACCTACGACCTCTGCACCGTCGCCGAACGCGAGATCCTCGCCGTGCTGCGCGCCGCGTCGCCCCGCCTTTTGAAAGCGTATTCAAAAACCGAGCGACGCATCGAGCTTCTCGGCGGCATCGTCATCGAGATGAAAAGCGCGCACCGCCCCGAGTGGCTCGTCGGCGTCGGCCTCGACGGCCTGTGGATCGACGAGGCCGCGCGCGTCGATCCGGACGCGTGGAAGGGGCAGTTGCGCATGCGCCTGTCCGACCGCGAGGGGTTCGGCGTTTTTTCGACCACCCCGCTTGCCCGCAACTGGTTCCACGAGGAAATCTGGCGCGCCGGCATGCCGGGCGACGCAAAAAAGCAGCCCTCCTACACCAGCGTCCACTTCACCACCGCGCAAAATACGGCGCTGCCGCACCTCGCGCGCGAGGTCGAAGCCGCGCGCCTCGAATTGCCCGCGCGCTACTTCGCGCGCGAATACCTGGCGAGCTTCGACGCCTTCGTCGGCCAGATCTACGAGGAGTTCGACCGCCGCGTCCACCTCGCGACGCCCGCCGACCTGCCCGCCGCGTTCGCCGAGACGCGCGTCGGCGTGGACTGGGGCTACCGCAATCCCGGCGCGATGATCGTCGTCGCCCGTGACGGCGACGGCACGTGGTGGGTGCTCGACGAAATCGTCCGCGCCGGCCTGCCGATCCGCGCCGCAACGGACGCGATTTCCAATCCGCGGACGAACGCGGAAGCTGCAATGCGATTCCATTCCCAATTCCCAATTCGCAATTCCGAATTTGAAGGTGCGTCGTGGCTCGAAATCGCTTGCGTCCTTGCGGAAAAATATCACCCGTCGATGTTCCTGTGCGATCCGTCGCGACCGGAGCACATTCGGGCATTGCGCGCCGAGGGCCTTCCCGCCCGCGCCGCCAAAAACGAGGTTGCCGCCGGCATCCAGACCGTCGCCACGCTCCTGCACGTGCCGGCGCTCGCGAACATGCAATCCGATCACCTCACCATCTCCGCGTCCTCCGCCTCTCCGCGTGAACAAAATTCAATTCCCATCGGCCCGCGCCTCCGCGTGAGTGAACGATGCACGCACCTTCTCTCCGAGCTGCCCGCCTACCGCTGGCGAAACGACGACGCCGCCTCCGAGGAGCCCGAAAAGCGCGACGACCACGCCCTCGACGCGCTCCGCTACGCCCTCCACCACAACACGCACCGCCCCGCGTTTTGGTGAGTTGATGGCGGCCGCGACGGAGCCGCGCGCGTAAGCAAGCGGCCTCCCCGTACTCCATGCGAGATGGCCACTTGGAAAAGCCGCCGGGCTTCCCCTCCCGACAGCCGGCTCGCCACTTCGAAGCGGGCGACCGCTCCCTGACGGTCGCGGCTCTGTTCGCTCCGCGTCCTCGGTGTCTCCTCCGTGTCCTCCGTTTCTCCTCCGTGCCCTCCGTGTTCCGTAGACTTGCGATTCCGCGACGACCTTCCAGCCTTTCCGGCTTTCAGTCTTTCAGCCTCTTGTTCTTCCAGCCTTGACCCCCTTCCTCCCCCTCGATAACGTCCCGGAAACTCCCCCGGAGGTGCCCATGACCCTTGCGCGCCAGGCCTCGTTCATCGCGGCGGCGATCGTCGTTTTCGCGCTTGCGGCGCCCGGCGCGGCGCACGCGGAGCTTGAGCCGGCCCGGGTCGGATTCGGCAACCTCACCATCGGCGGCCTCTTGCAGGTCGGCCTCAATTACTACATCGGCGACGAGATCCTCGAGACCGTCGACGCGGACCTTGACGGCGACGGCGCGATCGACGCCGGCGAGCGCAACATCCGCGCCGCGGTCGATCGCGAATCCGACCTCGAATTCGTCATCCGCCGCGCGCGCCTCACCTTCCGGGGCAACGTCGTGGACGACCGCGTCGGCTACTTCCTCCAGATGGAGCTCGCCGACGAAGCCGGCCCGCGCACGCTCGACGCGCTGATGGCGTTTTCCTACATCCCGTACACGTCGATCGCGTTCGGGCGCTACAACCCCCGGTTCACCTACTGGAACCCGATGTTCAAGGGAAACACCTTTCTCGTCCGCCTGCCGCAGATGAACGACTGGCTCGGCGTGCAGCGCCAGACCGGCGCGCAGGTCTCCGTCTCGCACAAATACGTCGATGTCGATTTCGGCGCGACGAACGGCCGCCAGGAAATCAGCCTCGCCCTCAATCCCTTCGATCGCGGCGGCGCGCCCCTTGGCACGAACACGCAAGACCAGTGGGACGACGAGAACACCGCCAAGGACGTCTACGGTTCGCTCGCCGTCAAGCCGATCGACGGCCTGCGCCTGTTCGGCGGCTACTGGTACGGCACCCCGCTCGACTACTTCGAGGTGAAGGAAGGCGAGAAGGAAGAGCACAACGCGCGCGTCGGCATCGCCAACGCCGGCCTCGTCTACCTCTCGCAAGTCGGTCTGAACGTCTTCGCCGAGGGCATGTACGAGCAGGTGCGTTTCGACAACAGCCCGTCCGACGATCCCAACGGCGAACGCCCCGACGACACCTTCGAATACGACACGGCCTCCTGGTACGCCATGCTCGCTTTCAACTTCAAGAATCAGGGCGTGCCCCTTGAACTCGTCGCGCGATACGACTGGCTCGACCCCGACCTCACGAACGACGCGGATACGCACGGCGACGAAGACGAAATCACGCACATCACCGCGGGCCTCAACTATTACATCGAGTCCTACTACGCGATGCTGTCCGTGAACTATGTTTACAAAGCCGAGGCCTACGAGGTGATGAACAAAAAACTCGCCGACACGCAGACCGGCATCGCCGACGACGAGCTACTCTTCCAGACGCAAATCGCTTTCTAGCGAGGATCGAGGATCGACCGAGTCCCTTGCCGGGAGCGCAGGCGTCCCGCCTGCTTCGAATTTTCCCCCCGGGACCGCAGGTGTCCTCACCTGCTTCGATTCAACCGCGCTCTTCCCGCCGCGCCCCCAAATAACGCGC encodes the following:
- a CDS encoding DNA repair protein RecN, coding for LLARRAADAASIDETFAPVARLLDDVVIAAQEAGRAASDYLDGMTHDPRELEHIDERLETVRRLAKKYGGSLADVLAERARAADERASLGNLDAAIKSADDAAARAEKELAGAAAGLSKDRRAAAKKLAKSIDAELADMAMNGAHFDVAFIAVPDGAGLLLGDRRDVGQSRDRQGAGGPDLTLTRVESTGAERAEFLLAANPGEPARPLARVASGGELSRVMLAIKNSLARAFHVPTLIFDEVDQGLGGAQAEVVGRKLASVAQNHQVLCITHLPRIAGLADRHLVVAKEQAGGRTVTRVREVAKAEREDELARMVGGVTITNADRAAAREMLAPSQSRVSAPEKKRAPRQAKGG
- a CDS encoding terminase family protein, giving the protein MINLFANYRPHAGQRELHAAGTRFVAVCAGVRSGKTYGAAREFLRRVFADRFWKRGPLHYWAVAPTYDLCTVAEREILAVLRAASPRLLKAYSKTERRIELLGGIVIEMKSAHRPEWLVGVGLDGLWIDEAARVDPDAWKGQLRMRLSDREGFGVFSTTPLARNWFHEEIWRAGMPGDAKKQPSYTSVHFTTAQNTALPHLAREVEAARLELPARYFAREYLASFDAFVGQIYEEFDRRVHLATPADLPAAFAETRVGVDWGYRNPGAMIVVARDGDGTWWVLDEIVRAGLPIRAATDAISNPRTNAEAAMRFHSQFPIRNSEFEGASWLEIACVLAEKYHPSMFLCDPSRPEHIRALRAEGLPARAAKNEVAAGIQTVATLLHVPALANMQSDHLTISASSASPREQNSIPIGPRLRVSERCTHLLSELPAYRWRNDDAASEEPEKRDDHALDALRYALHHNTHRPAFW